AAAAGCAATAAAACAAACTACCATCATAAAAACAACAGCACCTAAAACGGCTTGCGTTGGATTTAAAGATTTTCTAAAAAAACTATTTAACCCCAAGCCTGTAAAACTTCCGTAAAGGATTATAAAATGGATAACGTATATGGATAGTGTTTTTTCGCCTATTCTAGTAATTATAGATTGTCTTAAAAAACGTTCTAAACTGTAAAAAATGCCAAATAAAATTAAGGTATCTCCAAGCCTAGTGAAAAGGTAATTATAATAGGCACTTTGTTTTAGTAACTCAATATCTGTTAAAAGATATAGTCTAATTAGCATTGGTGACGATTGAAATATAAGAAAGAATCCTGTAGCGAAAAAAGTGATAATCGCTATTAATTTAAAATGTTTTCGGTGTAGATGTCTAAAAAATACCGTAGATAAAAAAGCGCCAAAAAAGGAGTAACCTATCCATGGTAAAATAGTGAATACCGAGCCATTTTTTGTGGTAATGTAATTGGCTAAAACGAGTGGTGTATTAGGTAAATCTATTGATCGATATATTGGCTCAGAGATAAAGCATAAACAACCAAGTGTAAAAAGCACGAACGAAAAGAGGTAATTGTATTTTTTGAAAACCAAATGTAGCCCGGCTAAAGTGATTAAGGCAAGCCCGATACATTGCAGCACATCAACCACAAAAAAGCGATTATCAAAATTTCCGGAGAGCCAATTAAAAATATCTAAGCGTAAACTATAACCAATAACAAGTAATAACAAGCCACGAAATAATCCTTTTTTAATTCTAGGTTTATCGTCTCCTTTAGCATGAGCGCGTAATAGTAAATACGAAAAAACAAGCCCGGAAATTGTAAAGAATGTAGGTGCGGTAAAGCCACGGAAATAGACCCAAATATTATAAATAGCATTGGTGTCGCTTCTGTATGCTCGAGCGAGTAAATTATCAATAAAATGCCCTTGGAGCATCATTAAAATGGCAAATGCTCGAACGGCATCAATAAAATATATTCGGTTGGTTTGCAATAAAAATGAGTTTTGAAATATAAATATACTTTTAAAAAATGTAAAGGTCGTGTTTGTAAATTGATATATTTATAAAATCAACTTGAAAGCATGGAACAAATTATAAAAATATTTTCAGATTACGCTTGGGGTTTGCCTTTGGTTTTATTATTAATTGGCGGCGGTTTGTACTTATTAGTACTCTCAAGATTTTTGCCGTTTAGGTATATTGGCCATGCTATTCAGGTATTAAGGGGTAAGTATGATAACCCGGACGACCCCGGAGAAATATCGCATTTTAAAGCTTTAACAACGGCATTATCCTCTACCATTGGCATGGGGAATATTGCCGGTGTAGCCGCCGCTATTTCACTAGGCGGACCAGGTGCTATGTTTTGGATGTGGGTAAGCGCCATTGTTGGTATGTCTACAAAATTCTTTACATCATCTTTAGCCGTCATGTTTCGTGGTAAAGATAGTAATGGCGATTTACAAGGTGGTCCTATGTATTTTATTACCGAAGGTTTAGGGAAATCTTGGAAACCGTTGGCTATAATGTTTAGTGTGTTTGGTTTAATTGGGGCTTTGCCTGTGGTAAACGTAAACCAATTAACGCAGGCTGTAAACGATATTCTTTTAAGACCTAATGGCATTGAGGTTGGGCTAAAATCAAACCTTATTCTCTCATTAATTTTGGTAAGTTTAACTTCCGTTATTATTCTTGGAGGTTTAAAACGAATTAGTAATGCAGCATCAAAATTGGTTCCAGCTATGGTGCTATTATACTTTGCTTTAGTACTTTTTGTTCTAATTTCGAATTACCAAGTTGTTCCAAAATATTTTATGATGATTTTTAGTGATGCCTTTGCGGCGAATAATTTTAAAGGTGAACCCTTTTTTGGAGGTGTTGTTGGAGCCTTAATTTTATTAGGTATTCGTCGTGGTGCATTTTCTAACGAAGCCGGAATTGGTACGGCTCCCATGGCACATGGTGCTACAAAAACAGCTGAGCCTATTCGCGAAGGTTTAGTGGCTATGTTAGGGCCTGCGATAGACACACTAGTGGTTTGTACACTTACCGCTTTGGCTATTTTAGTTACAGGTGTTTGGCAAACTACTGGAGATAACGGAGTGACTTTAACAGCTTCAGCATTTAGCAAATCTATGCCGGTTTATGGTAAATACTTATTAATGGTTTGTGTGGCTGTGTTTAGTATTTCTTCGTTGTTTTCTTATTCTTATTACGGTTCAAAATGTTTATCTTTTTTAATAGGTGCCGATAAAAAACACTATTACAATTATATCTACATTTTAAGTATTGTTTTGGCGGTAACCACACCTTTTAGAGTTATGCTTAATTTAATTGATGGTGTATTTGCACTTATGGCCATACCAACGATGTTAAGTACTATTATTCTTGCTCCTAAAGTTTTAAAAGAAGCAAAGGCTTATTTTAAGAGATTAGAAGCTTAGAGATAGTATTCATTTTTTTAGAAAACATCTAAATGTGTAACTAAAAAAAGGCTAATTAATTGTTTTTGAAAGACTCACGTGTTTTATATTAATTTTATGTGTAGATTTA
The window above is part of the Algibacter sp. L3A6 genome. Proteins encoded here:
- a CDS encoding alanine/glycine:cation symporter family protein translates to MEQIIKIFSDYAWGLPLVLLLIGGGLYLLVLSRFLPFRYIGHAIQVLRGKYDNPDDPGEISHFKALTTALSSTIGMGNIAGVAAAISLGGPGAMFWMWVSAIVGMSTKFFTSSLAVMFRGKDSNGDLQGGPMYFITEGLGKSWKPLAIMFSVFGLIGALPVVNVNQLTQAVNDILLRPNGIEVGLKSNLILSLILVSLTSVIILGGLKRISNAASKLVPAMVLLYFALVLFVLISNYQVVPKYFMMIFSDAFAANNFKGEPFFGGVVGALILLGIRRGAFSNEAGIGTAPMAHGATKTAEPIREGLVAMLGPAIDTLVVCTLTALAILVTGVWQTTGDNGVTLTASAFSKSMPVYGKYLLMVCVAVFSISSLFSYSYYGSKCLSFLIGADKKHYYNYIYILSIVLAVTTPFRVMLNLIDGVFALMAIPTMLSTIILAPKVLKEAKAYFKRLEA
- a CDS encoding heparan-alpha-glucosaminide N-acetyltransferase domain-containing protein — translated: MQTNRIYFIDAVRAFAILMMLQGHFIDNLLARAYRSDTNAIYNIWVYFRGFTAPTFFTISGLVFSYLLLRAHAKGDDKPRIKKGLFRGLLLLVIGYSLRLDIFNWLSGNFDNRFFVVDVLQCIGLALITLAGLHLVFKKYNYLFSFVLFTLGCLCFISEPIYRSIDLPNTPLVLANYITTKNGSVFTILPWIGYSFFGAFLSTVFFRHLHRKHFKLIAIITFFATGFFLIFQSSPMLIRLYLLTDIELLKQSAYYNYLFTRLGDTLILFGIFYSLERFLRQSIITRIGEKTLSIYVIHFIILYGSFTGLGLNSFFRKSLNPTQAVLGAVVFMMVVCFIAFHYAKTNAFIYNLIRKLSGKFKN